One window of the Azospirillum sp. TSH100 genome contains the following:
- a CDS encoding type 1 glutamine amidotransferase: MRILVVQNSRTAPIGLVGDALTENGATLHTIAANEGEAIPDKDGFAGLVVLGGPQDAWDDEKGPHFGRVMETIRDFTDADRPVMGICLGAQLAARAYGARVYRHTTPELGIHRVSLTGGAQDDPLLSGFGPELTLAQWHYDTFEFPEGAVPLAYSEACDRQAFRLGRATYAFQFHPEATGDILRGWASRIREEARQSNAGMLHGLEDSIATHLPVAERFTRAMTRRWLDLAR, from the coding sequence ATGCGCATTCTGGTCGTTCAGAACAGCCGTACCGCTCCCATCGGTCTGGTGGGCGATGCGCTGACTGAAAATGGCGCCACCCTCCACACCATCGCCGCCAACGAGGGGGAGGCGATCCCCGACAAGGACGGCTTTGCCGGTCTGGTGGTGCTGGGCGGTCCGCAGGACGCCTGGGACGACGAGAAGGGGCCGCATTTCGGGCGGGTGATGGAGACGATCCGCGACTTCACCGACGCCGACCGGCCGGTGATGGGCATCTGCCTGGGCGCGCAGCTGGCGGCCCGCGCCTATGGCGCCAGGGTCTACCGCCACACCACGCCGGAACTGGGCATCCATCGCGTCAGCCTGACCGGCGGTGCGCAGGATGACCCGTTGCTGAGCGGCTTCGGTCCGGAGCTGACCCTCGCCCAATGGCATTACGACACTTTCGAATTTCCCGAAGGCGCCGTGCCGCTGGCCTATAGCGAAGCCTGCGACCGTCAGGCATTCCGTCTCGGCCGCGCCACCTACGCCTTCCAGTTCCACCCCGAGGCCACCGGCGACATCCTGCGCGGCTGGGCGTCGCGCATCCGGGAGGAGGCACGGCAGAGCAATGCCGGGATGCTGCACGGTCTGGAGGATTCGATCGCCACCCACCTGCCGGTGGCGGAGCGCTTCACCCGCGCGATGACCCGGCGCTGGCTGGATCTGGCGCGCTGA